A genomic stretch from Halobellus sp. LT62 includes:
- a CDS encoding SDR family NAD(P)-dependent oxidoreductase yields MTEQTPETELYDSLDGQVALVTGANRGIGRQIAENLSELGATVFAATRSVTHDVPDGWEHLLVDVTQEGEISDATDEIFQTAGRLDIVVNNAGVGEFDGDLVSESVKTIDRTLATNLRGPMLVCKHTVPLLLQNEGGRVVNLSSGMGALGEGQSGGSPAYRVSKTGVNGLTAYLHGEYADQGLLANSVCPGWVRTDMGGDDATRSVEEGADTPTWLCRFRPESPAGRFWRDRDVIEW; encoded by the coding sequence ATGACCGAGCAGACGCCGGAGACGGAGCTGTACGACTCGCTCGACGGCCAAGTCGCACTCGTCACCGGGGCGAACCGCGGAATCGGCCGCCAGATCGCCGAGAACCTCTCTGAGCTCGGCGCGACCGTCTTCGCGGCGACCCGATCTGTCACCCACGACGTTCCCGACGGGTGGGAACACCTCCTCGTCGACGTCACTCAGGAGGGCGAGATCTCCGATGCGACCGACGAGATCTTCCAGACGGCGGGCCGACTCGACATCGTCGTCAACAACGCCGGAGTCGGCGAGTTCGACGGCGACCTCGTCTCCGAATCGGTGAAGACGATCGATCGCACGCTCGCGACGAACCTCCGCGGGCCGATGCTCGTCTGTAAGCACACCGTGCCGCTGTTGCTCCAGAACGAGGGCGGGCGCGTCGTCAACCTCTCCTCGGGGATGGGCGCACTCGGCGAGGGTCAGTCGGGCGGCTCGCCGGCCTATCGGGTCTCGAAAACGGGCGTGAACGGCCTCACTGCGTATCTCCACGGCGAATACGCCGATCAGGGGCTGCTGGCGAACTCGGTGTGTCCCGGTTGGGTTCGAACGGATATGGGCGGCGACGACGCGACGCGGTCGGTCGAAGAGGGCGCGGACACGCCGACGTGGCTCTGTCGCTTCCGTCCCGAGTCGCCCGCGGGACGCTTCTGGCGCGACCGCGACGTGATCGAGTGGTGA
- a CDS encoding NUDIX hydrolase, with translation MSADQRENAPAPDGSSGEDVHENALQDVITVDPDDNQTGLANRLDAHTGDGIRHRAFTCLVFDEEGRILLGQRAPDKRLWDTHWDGTVASHPVEGQTQIEATSQRLEEELGITPDQYSDLRVTDKFEYKRYYENAGLEWEVCAVLKVTLDDTSLDPDEEEIAGLLWADYEHLHEHPEWYRQLRLCPWFEIAMRRDFD, from the coding sequence ATGAGTGCAGATCAGCGCGAGAACGCTCCCGCGCCCGACGGATCCAGCGGGGAGGACGTCCACGAGAACGCCCTCCAAGACGTGATCACCGTCGACCCCGACGACAACCAGACCGGCCTCGCCAACCGCCTCGACGCGCACACCGGCGACGGCATCCGTCACCGCGCGTTCACCTGCCTCGTCTTCGACGAGGAAGGGCGGATCCTGCTCGGCCAGCGCGCGCCGGACAAGCGGCTCTGGGACACCCACTGGGACGGCACGGTCGCCTCTCACCCCGTCGAGGGGCAGACCCAGATCGAGGCGACGAGTCAGCGCCTCGAAGAGGAACTCGGCATCACGCCAGATCAGTACAGCGACCTCCGCGTGACGGACAAGTTCGAGTACAAGCGCTACTACGAGAACGCCGGGCTGGAGTGGGAGGTCTGTGCCGTCCTGAAGGTGACGCTCGACGACACTTCCTTGGACCCCGACGAGGAGGAGATCGCGGGCCTGCTGTGGGCCGACTACGAGCACCTCCACGAGCATCCGGAGTGGTACCGTCAGCTCCGGCTCTGCCCGTGGTTCGAGATCGCGATGCGGCGCGATTTCGACTAG